The window ATAAGTACGGTTCGCGCCACTCGTTGCACGCGAACGGGGCCTCGCCGCTGGTCAGATCGAGAGCCTATAAAAAAAAACGGGCCGCGAGCAGTACGTCGGTCGTCGGGCGTTCAACGACGCCCCGCCGAGTGTCGAAGCGATCCGCCGTGCCGGAGTGTCGGGCGACGCGCTATCTGAGGTTATTCACCGCCCTTTTCATATACGGTCCGAGGAACGGCCCGAACAGCGCCAGGAGGATCAGGATGGAGATCCCGAGCGAGAGCGGCCGGCTCGGCGACACGAAGATGCCGTACCCGCCGCCCGAAAGCTGAAGCGCGCGGAAGAAGTTCTCCTCGGCTATCGGCCCCAGAACGATCCCGAGGACGAACGCTATCACCGAGTACTTGTACTTCACCATGTAGTAGCCGAGGATGCCGAGCGCCAGCACGCCGAAGGCGTCGAACCAGCTCCGCCGGAGGCTGAACGCGCCGATGAACGAGAGGACGATGACCATCGGGATGATGACGTCGGTGTCGAGCTTCGTGATCGCGCTCGCGTACGGGATGACCGTGTACCCGACGGCGAGGATGATGAAGTTGCCGAGGAACACCGAGACGAACAGCGCGTACGTGATGTGAAGCTGCGCGCCGAACAGCCCCGGGCCGGGCTGGAGCCCGTGCATCAGGATGCCGCCGAGGAACACCGCCGTCGAGCCGCTCCCCGGAATCCCGAACGAGAGCGTCGGGACCAGCGACCCGCTGACGGTCGGGTTGTTCGCTCCCTCGGGGGCGATGATCCCCCGCGGGTCGCCCTCGCCGAATATCCCGTCGGCGGCCGAGGAGCGCGCCTCCTCGGCGTACGCGACGAACGTCGACGTCGTCGCGCCGGATCCGGGAACGGCGCCGATCAGCATGCCGATCACGCCCGCTTTGAACAGCGACTTCGGGTACCTGAAAACCGTCTTGATCCCGTCGGTGATGCTGCCCGTGATGCCGACCGCGTCCTCCGCGATCTGGTCTTGGACCGCGAGCTTCATCATCTCCGCGAAGGCGAACATCCCGATCAGGGCGGCCACGAAGTTGAGCCCGTCGTACAGCGCGAGCTGGCCGAACGCGTAGCGCGGCGTCGGCGCCATGATCGCGATGCCCATCGTCGAAATCATGAAGCCGAACGCGCCCGCAACGATCCCCTTCACGATCGACCCGTCCGCGACGATCGTGATGAGCGAGATCCCGAGGATCGCGAGGAGGAAGTACTCCACCGATCCGAACAGGAGAACGACCTCGATGAGGACTGGGGAGATGAGGACTAACAGGATCGCGGCGACAAACCCGTTAAACGCGGAGGCCGTCGTCGTGATCGCGAGCGCGTTCTTCGCGAGCCCCTTCTTCGCCATGGGATAGCCGTCGAGCGTCGTCGCGGCCGCCGACTCGGTCCCGGGAGCGTTCAACAGGACCGCGGAGATGCTCCCGCCGAACATCGCGCCGCTGTAAATCGAGATCAGGAGGATGAGCGCGGGCGTCGGGTCGAGCGGGACGGTGAGCGGGAGGACGATCGCCATGCCGACCGGCGAGCCGATCCCCGGCAGCGCCCCGAGGACGATCCCCGCGAGCAGCCCGGCGGCCATCCAGCCGATGACCGGCCAGCTGACCGCGATCTGTATCCCCTCGACGAGGCTTGCGACCGCCATTCAGAGCCCCTCCGTGAACACGATCGCTCCCTGATCGAACGGCATGAGCAGGAAGACGATGAACCCGTACACGATGACCGTCGCGACCGCGGCGAGGAACGCCGCCTTGAGTAGGTTCACTCTGAACCACGCGGTGTACGCGAAGACGAACAGCGGCGTCACGTAGAGGAAGCCGACCGCCCACCCGAGCGCGAAGTAGACGGTCGAGAAGACGATCATGATCACCGTGTTGTTGATGTCGATGCCCCACTTCTGATGGAGCGGTAGGTCTTTCGCCCGGACGTCGTCGGTATCGTCGTCGTCGGTATCGAGGTACTTCTCGTCGACGGCGGTGTCCTCGACGTCCGTGGAGTCCTCGTCCTCCTCGGCGTCCTCGATGGCGCCGACACCTTCAGTTTGGCCCTCCTCGAAGCTCTCCGTCATACTCACTTCTTGGGCGACGAACTTCTGGATCGGTCCCGGGAGGTAGTTCTGTATGAGGAGGAGGAACGATCCGATCCCGACGACTTGTGCCATCAACTGCGGAAAGATCGTCGCGTTCTCCGGGTAATCCTTGAGTATCGGGTCGACGTAGAACACTACGGACAGCCCGAGCAGCGTTACGAGTAGGACGTGTTCCGCCGTGATTCCTTCAAGTCGTTTTGAGTAATTGACCATGACAGTATTATCTGATCCGCCGGACTCCAACTATAAATAAATTGAGTTCGACGCGCCGGTCGCGCCGCGATCGATTCAGGGCTGGTTCTCGTTGACGAGTTCGAGAATTTCGAGCTCCTGGTACTGCTCGAAGGCGTCCTCGAAGTTCTGCTCGGCGACTTCCGGCCCCTCGTACACGACCGGGTTCCCCGTCTCGTCGCTCCACTCCTGCACGGGATCGCTGTTGACGGTCTCTTCCAGCGCTTCGGCGTAGAAGTCGACGATCTCCTGGGGCGTCTCCGGCGGGGCGTACATGCCGCGCCAGACCCCGCCGACGAAGTCGATCTGCGGGTAGCCGAGGTCGGTGACCGAATCGATGTCCGGGTAGACCTGCGTGCCGGGCCCGTAGAACGTCACGACGGGGTAGACGCGGCCGGTGTCGACGACCGACTGGGTCCCGGCGTCGGTCCCGATACCGCACGGGACCTCGCCGCTCGCGACCGCCTGCGTCACGGGGCCCGTCCCGGTGTACTGCACGCGGTTCTGCCAGTTCCAGCCGACCTCGTCCGGGTACGCGTACTTGTACAGCAGAACGATGATGTCCTGCGAGCTCCCGGACGACTGGACGCCGATGTTCTCCCACTCGCCGCTCTCGTACTTCGCGAGGACGTCGTCGAACGTCTCGACCTCGTCTTGGTACTCCTCGTTGACGACGAGACACCACGTCGACTGGCCGACCACGCCGAGCCCGGTGAGGTCTCGGATGTCGAAGTCCGGCTCGTTGAGCAGCTGCGGCGCGACTTCGAGCGGCCCGGCGTTGCCCGCGATGGTCTGCCCGTCGGGCTCCGAGCGGTACAGCTCTCCGAGCCCGTTCAGACCGCCGGCGCCCGGAATGTTGTCGATCTGCAGCGACTCGCCGACAGCCTCTCGGAGTCCCGGCTGAATCCCGCGTGCGTACGTGTCGGTTCCGCCGCCCTCGTCGTACGGGACGATGTAGCGGACCGTCCCCTCGGGAGACCATCCGTCGCCGCCGTCACTGCCGTCGCTGCCATCACTGCCGTCGCTACCGTCGCTGCCGTCACTGCCGTCGCCGCCGTCGCCGCCGTTACCGGAACAGCCGGCGAGTCCGACGGCGCCGGTCGCGCCGATCGCCTGCAGGAAGCGTCGCCGCTTCGTGTTCGAT is drawn from Halorubrum sp. CBA1229 and contains these coding sequences:
- a CDS encoding tripartite tricarboxylate transporter substrate binding protein, whose amino-acid sequence is MTEETPTDSTESTSNTKRRRFLQAIGATGAVGLAGCSGNGGDGGDGSDGSDGSDGSDGSDGSDGGDGWSPEGTVRYIVPYDEGGGTDTYARGIQPGLREAVGESLQIDNIPGAGGLNGLGELYRSEPDGQTIAGNAGPLEVAPQLLNEPDFDIRDLTGLGVVGQSTWCLVVNEEYQDEVETFDDVLAKYESGEWENIGVQSSGSSQDIIVLLYKYAYPDEVGWNWQNRVQYTGTGPVTQAVASGEVPCGIGTDAGTQSVVDTGRVYPVVTFYGPGTQVYPDIDSVTDLGYPQIDFVGGVWRGMYAPPETPQEIVDFYAEALEETVNSDPVQEWSDETGNPVVYEGPEVAEQNFEDAFEQYQELEILELVNENQP
- a CDS encoding tripartite tricarboxylate transporter permease, whose product is MAVASLVEGIQIAVSWPVIGWMAAGLLAGIVLGALPGIGSPVGMAIVLPLTVPLDPTPALILLISIYSGAMFGGSISAVLLNAPGTESAAATTLDGYPMAKKGLAKNALAITTTASAFNGFVAAILLVLISPVLIEVVLLFGSVEYFLLAILGISLITIVADGSIVKGIVAGAFGFMISTMGIAIMAPTPRYAFGQLALYDGLNFVAALIGMFAFAEMMKLAVQDQIAEDAVGITGSITDGIKTVFRYPKSLFKAGVIGMLIGAVPGSGATTSTFVAYAEEARSSAADGIFGEGDPRGIIAPEGANNPTVSGSLVPTLSFGIPGSGSTAVFLGGILMHGLQPGPGLFGAQLHITYALFVSVFLGNFIILAVGYTVIPYASAITKLDTDVIIPMVIVLSFIGAFSLRRSWFDAFGVLALGILGYYMVKYKYSVIAFVLGIVLGPIAEENFFRALQLSGGGYGIFVSPSRPLSLGISILILLALFGPFLGPYMKRAVNNLR